A region of Ictidomys tridecemlineatus isolate mIctTri1 chromosome 4, mIctTri1.hap1, whole genome shotgun sequence DNA encodes the following proteins:
- the LOC101978308 gene encoding olfactory receptor 5G25 encodes MDSGNQTLVTEFFFMGLTDSLEYQVLLFLTFLLVYLVTLLGNLGMITLIWMDSRLQTPMYFFLSHLSFVDACSSSITGPKMLTDIFVEKKVISFLGCAAQFWLFIQFVVTECFLLAAMAYDRHIAICKPLLYTLIMSQGVCVQLVAGPYAMGFVSAMTHTTLAFCLPYCGPNIINHFYCDLLPVISLACADTQVNRILLFAVAGALGVLSGVIILVSYIHIGVAILRIRSADGRRKAFSTCSSHLTAVSILYGTLFFIYVRPGSSFSLDINKVISVFYTAVIPMLNPLIYSLRNKEVKDSFRRVLERRKLLIGT; translated from the coding sequence atggactCTGGGAATCAAACTTTGgtgactgaattttttttcatgggCTTAACCGATTCACTTGAGTACCAGGTGCTCCTCTTCCTGACCTTCCTCCTGGTGTATCTTGTTACTCTCCTTGGAAACCTGGGCATGATCACCCTCATTTGGATGGATTCTCGACTCCAAACCcccatgtacttttttctcagccaTTTGTCCTTTGTGGATGCCTGCTCCTCTTCCATCACTGGTCCCAAGATGTTGACTGACATCTTTGTGGAGAAAAAAGTGATCTCTTTCTTGGGTTGTGCTGCCCAGTTTTGGTTATTCATTCAGTTCGTAGTGACAGAATGTTTCCTTCTGGCTGCCATGGCATATGACCGGCATATAGCCATCTGTAAGCCCTTGCTGTATACACTCATCATGTCCCAGGGTGTCTGTGTGCAGCTGGTGGCAGGGCCTTATGCCATGGGATTTGTAAGTGCCATGACCCACACAACCTTGGCCTTTTGCCTACCGTACTGTGGTCCAAATATCATCAACCACTTCTACTGTGACCTTCTTCCTGTCATCTCTTTGGCATGTGCGGATACCCAGGTCAATAGAATTTTGCTCTTTGCCGTGGCTGGAGCCCTTGGAGTCCTCAGTGGTGTGATCATCTTGGTGTCCTACATTCACATTGGGGTCGCCATCTTGAGGATCCGCTCTGCTGATGGCAGGcgcaaagccttctccacctgctctTCCCACCTGACGGCCGTCTCCATCCTTTATGGGACTCTTTTCTTCATCTATGTTCGTCCAGGCTCTAGTTTCTCTCTGGATATCAATAAAGTGATTTCCGTGTTTTACACTGCAGTGATTCCCATGCTGAACCCACTAATCTACAGCCTGAGAAACAAGGAGGTCAAAGATTCATTCAGAAGAGTGTTGGAGAGGAGGAAGCTTCTTATTGGCACATAG